A genomic window from Gossypium hirsutum isolate 1008001.06 chromosome D12, Gossypium_hirsutum_v2.1, whole genome shotgun sequence includes:
- the LOC107942807 gene encoding uncharacterized protein: MEESQRNLLSRLTQLMAGGHDKGKSPAVNLGDDHQDPAYPPGFTPTNTQAQPELNPQGAPVPQQYQADASAPVNYQIGSGSNPGDNPTNPVVFDLDDVVEMEKARADLPKQLEDRYKWLEEKFKAMENIDYHQGMDAKDLSLVLDLVLPPKFKILEFEKYNGTSCLEAYVTMFCRRMTGYINNDQLLIHYF, translated from the coding sequence ATGGAAGAGTcccaaagaaatttattgagccGATTGACGCAGTTAATGGCTGGGGGGCATGATAAGGGGAAAAGCCCTGCAGTCAATCTTGGAGATGATCATCAAGACCCTGCCTATCCACCGGGTTTTACTCCGACTAATACCCAGGCACAACCGGAGTTAAATCCACAAGGGGCACCCGTACCCCAACAATATCAGGCCGATGCCTCGGCTCCGGTGAATTATCAAATAGGCTCAGGTTCcaatcccggggataatcctaCCAATCCTGTGGTTTTTGATCTGGACGACGTAGTAGAAATGGAGAAGGCAAGAGCGGacctgccaaaacaactagaAGACCGGTATAAGTGGCTAGAAGAGAAGTTTAAAGCCATGGAAAATATCGATTACCATCAAGGAATGGACGCTAAAGATTTGAGCTTGGTACTTGATTTAGTGCTCCCTCCCAAATTTAAAATACTGGAGTTTGAGAAGtataacgggactagttgccTTGAAGCTTATGtcactatgttctgtcgaaggatgACGGGATACATCAACAATGATCAATTGTTAATTCATTACTTCTAA